Within the Flexivirga oryzae genome, the region GCCGAAGAGATCGACGGCTGTCGCTCGCTGCTGACCGAGGTCGGAGTCACCTCGATCGACATCACCGAGTGCGGCGTCGGTGTGTTGGACGAACCCACGACCGTTGCGCGTTTGGCGATCGGGACTCCTCGTCGACTGGGTCCGTCCAGCGCGAAGAGGGCGAATCGTCGCAAACGGGCACCGAGTGGGCGCTCCGCGGACAACCGCTGACAGCACTTCTCTGCCGAACTACGCAGCCGGCGGAGCCGAGCACCAGGACCAAGGGAGAGGCGAACAGTGACGACGAGTTCACTGCCCACCGGGTGGCACGAACCCACGACTGCGGTGGCGTCGTCGTCCGAGCCGGTCGGCTGGCGCAATGCCGCGCGGTTGCACCCGACCGTACTCGTCGGCGCGTTGCACCCGGTCCCGGCCGGCACCGCGGAGCATCCCGTTGTTCCACCGGAACCGGCCACTGTGCCGGAGCCGGTTTCCCGTGAAACATCGGTCGACGGCGCGACGGCACAGGGTCCGGAGCACGCACCGTCCACGTCGCCGTTGGCCGACGAGCTGGTCGACCGCGCGCGGCGCCGCCAGGCACTGGCCGGCAGCAGCGTCGGCAAACCGGCCCAGCCACGGGTGTTGACGATCTCCAATCAGAAGGGCGGCGTCGGTAAGACCACGACCACGGTGAACGTGGCGGCGGCACTCGCCCAGTTCGGCCTGCGGGTGCTGGTCATCGACATCGATCCCCAGGGCAATGCGAGCACCGCCCTCGGCATCCCGCACCACGCCGAGGTTCCCAGCGTCTACGACGTGGTGGTGGAGGACCAGGAGTTGGCCGGAGTGCTCCAGGAATGCCCCGACATACCGGGTCTGTGGTGTGCCCCGGCGACCATCGACCTGGCCGGCGCCGAGTTGGAGCTGGTGTCGCTCGTCGCGCGCGAATCGCGGTTGAAGCGCGCCATCGAGCACTACCAGGAGCACCCGGGCGCTCCCGGCGTGTTCGATTTCATCCTGATCGACTGCCCGCCGAGCCTTGGGCTGCTCACGGTCAACGCGTTCGTCGCCGCACGTGAGGTGTTCATTCCGATCCAGTGCGAGTACTACGCGTTGGAGGGGCTGAGCCAACTCCTGAAGAACATCGAGCTGATCCGGGCTCACCTGAACCCCGAACTGCACGTGTCCAC harbors:
- a CDS encoding ParA family protein, encoding MTTSSLPTGWHEPTTAVASSSEPVGWRNAARLHPTVLVGALHPVPAGTAEHPVVPPEPATVPEPVSRETSVDGATAQGPEHAPSTSPLADELVDRARRRQALAGSSVGKPAQPRVLTISNQKGGVGKTTTTVNVAAALAQFGLRVLVIDIDPQGNASTALGIPHHAEVPSVYDVVVEDQELAGVLQECPDIPGLWCAPATIDLAGAELELVSLVARESRLKRAIEHYQEHPGAPGVFDFILIDCPPSLGLLTVNAFVAAREVFIPIQCEYYALEGLSQLLKNIELIRAHLNPELHVSTILLTMYDARTRLSAQVADEVRNHFTDQVLKSTIPRSVRISEAPSHGQTVLTYDPSSSGALSYAEAAKELAARSTTIAE